A portion of the Streptomyces coeruleoprunus genome contains these proteins:
- a CDS encoding DUF5926 family protein — MAKKRPQTKAAKPQLTNGEVPVVGAREPCPCGSGRRYKACHGRAAAHAVTELVQRPFEGLPGECDWVALRELVPAATAPLHLKDGLPEGVPSVTLATVLPMAWPALRRDDGSVLLALQNDTSSGDLSRDMADTLQRALAAEPGSPVAARRVPADGPRLQDLLDADAGFEPVVHQGFEFWVPDSAETASPEVAASLERANAAAIPTVKLAGVEAAYWCETPEKNHLRWVMPHAEEKLLDALARLHAAGTSSLGEGTRLVGSFRAHGLVVPVWDLPTGMGAEECEKPAAEFAERLAAALTVDAPLTAEERRARGGLTNRQVTLS, encoded by the coding sequence ATGGCCAAGAAGCGCCCCCAGACGAAGGCCGCCAAGCCTCAGCTGACGAACGGAGAGGTGCCGGTCGTCGGGGCACGGGAGCCCTGCCCGTGCGGTTCGGGCCGCCGCTACAAGGCGTGCCACGGCCGGGCCGCCGCGCACGCGGTGACGGAACTGGTGCAGCGCCCCTTCGAGGGGCTGCCCGGCGAGTGCGACTGGGTCGCGCTGCGCGAACTGGTCCCCGCCGCGACCGCCCCGCTGCACCTGAAGGACGGGCTGCCCGAGGGCGTGCCGTCCGTCACGCTGGCGACGGTCCTGCCGATGGCGTGGCCCGCGCTGCGCCGCGACGACGGCTCCGTCCTGCTCGCGCTGCAGAACGACACGTCCTCCGGTGACCTGAGCCGCGACATGGCGGACACGCTCCAGCGGGCGCTCGCCGCCGAGCCGGGCTCGCCCGTCGCCGCCCGCCGCGTGCCGGCGGACGGGCCGCGGCTCCAGGACCTGCTCGACGCCGACGCCGGCTTCGAGCCGGTGGTCCACCAGGGCTTCGAGTTCTGGGTGCCGGACTCCGCCGAGACGGCCTCGCCCGAGGTCGCGGCATCGCTGGAGCGGGCCAACGCCGCCGCGATCCCGACCGTGAAGCTGGCCGGCGTCGAGGCCGCGTACTGGTGCGAGACGCCGGAGAAGAACCACCTGCGCTGGGTCATGCCGCACGCCGAGGAGAAGCTGCTCGACGCGCTCGCCCGGCTGCACGCCGCCGGGACGTCGTCGCTCGGCGAGGGCACCCGCCTGGTGGGCTCGTTCCGGGCGCACGGCCTGGTCGTGCCGGTCTGGGACCTGCCGACCGGCATGGGTGCCGAGGAGTGCGAGAAGCCGGCCGCCGAGTTCGCGGAGCGGCTGGCGGCGGCGCTGACGGTGGACGCCCCGCTGACCGCGGAGGAGCGGCGGGCGCGTGGCGGCCTGACGAACCGTCAGGTAACCCTCAGCTGA
- a CDS encoding glycerophosphodiester phosphodiesterase, whose translation MTHARQHTIQVVAHRGASEDAPEHTLAAYVKAIEDGADALECDVRLTADGHLVCVHDRRVNRTSNGRGAVSALELADLAALDFGSWKDPNESPDWGDREYTSVLTLERLLALVADAGRPVELAIETKHPTRWRGQVEERLVQQLRRFGLADPEPDASPVRIMSFSARSLLRVSAALPAVPTVYLTQFVSPRLRDGRLPAGARIAGPSIRLVRNNPGHVARLHAAGHAVHVWTVDEPEDVELCVRLGVDAIITNRPKQVLHQLGRASQ comes from the coding sequence GTGACCCACGCCCGTCAGCACACGATCCAAGTCGTCGCCCACCGGGGCGCCTCCGAGGACGCCCCGGAGCACACCCTCGCCGCGTACGTGAAGGCGATCGAGGACGGGGCCGATGCCCTGGAGTGCGACGTACGGCTCACGGCGGACGGCCACCTCGTCTGCGTCCACGACCGCCGGGTGAACCGCACCTCCAACGGCCGCGGCGCCGTCTCCGCGCTGGAGCTGGCCGACCTCGCCGCGCTCGACTTCGGTTCCTGGAAGGACCCGAACGAGAGCCCGGACTGGGGCGACCGCGAGTACACCTCGGTCCTCACCCTGGAGCGGCTGCTGGCCCTGGTCGCCGACGCCGGGCGCCCCGTCGAGCTGGCCATCGAGACCAAGCACCCCACGCGCTGGCGCGGCCAGGTCGAGGAGCGGCTGGTGCAGCAGCTGCGGCGGTTCGGGCTGGCCGACCCGGAGCCGGACGCCTCGCCCGTACGGATCATGAGCTTCTCCGCCCGGTCGCTGCTGCGCGTCTCGGCCGCCCTGCCCGCCGTGCCGACCGTCTACCTCACGCAGTTCGTGTCGCCGCGCCTGCGCGACGGCCGCCTCCCGGCCGGCGCCCGGATCGCCGGTCCGTCGATCCGGCTGGTCCGCAACAACCCGGGCCATGTCGCCCGGCTGCACGCCGCCGGGCACGCCGTCCACGTCTGGACCGTCGACGAGCCGGAGGACGTGGAGCTGTGCGTACGCCTCGGAGTGGACGCCATCATCACGAACCGCCCCAAACAGGTTCTGCACCAACTGGGCCGCGCGTCACAGTAG
- a CDS encoding S1C family serine protease encodes MSTENEGTPAPAPESAPSPEPAGPEETSRASEQVAPPERPTVPSATPAPPAPERPAGTPAGPASPAASPHEQPPAAPAAHAHEQPQAAPAGSAPEQAPAAPPQQPTAHMPTVPGAHGAATPPVPPAAPPAYPPYGGQGGEGHTWGAAPIGGPAPAPRKRSGGLIAAVLVAALLAGGVGGGIGYWAAERNDNPVSSTTVSVGDTPADFKRDPGTVAAVAAKALPSVVTIEAKAGGADGQGGTGTGFVYDKEGHILTNNHVVASAAEGGTLTATFSNGKKYDAEVVGRAQGYDVAVLKLKSAPEGLTPLPLGNSDQVAVGDATIAIGAPFGLSNTVTTGIISAKNRPVASSDGSGGKNSYMSALQTDASINPGNSGGPLLDARGAVIGINSAIQSPGSGGLGPSQAGSVGLGFAIPINQAKNVAEQLIRAGKPVYPMIGATVNMTEKGEGATIVEQGAGGTPAVAPNGPAAKAGLKPGDVIVRFGDRVIDSGPTLISEIWTHKPGDTVKLTYERGGQQHEVEITLGSREGD; translated from the coding sequence GTGAGCACCGAGAACGAGGGCACCCCCGCGCCGGCCCCCGAGTCCGCGCCCTCTCCGGAGCCCGCCGGCCCGGAGGAGACCTCCCGGGCGTCCGAGCAGGTCGCGCCGCCGGAGCGGCCCACCGTGCCTTCGGCCACTCCGGCCCCGCCCGCCCCCGAGCGGCCGGCCGGCACCCCCGCCGGCCCGGCGTCCCCGGCGGCGTCCCCTCATGAGCAGCCCCCGGCCGCCCCTGCCGCGCACGCCCATGAGCAGCCGCAGGCCGCCCCCGCCGGATCCGCGCCCGAGCAGGCCCCCGCCGCTCCCCCGCAGCAGCCGACCGCGCACATGCCGACCGTCCCCGGAGCGCACGGTGCGGCGACGCCGCCGGTGCCGCCGGCCGCGCCCCCCGCGTATCCGCCGTACGGAGGCCAGGGCGGCGAGGGGCACACGTGGGGCGCCGCCCCGATCGGGGGCCCCGCGCCCGCCCCGCGTAAACGTTCCGGCGGGCTGATCGCCGCCGTCCTCGTGGCCGCGCTCCTGGCCGGCGGCGTCGGTGGAGGCATCGGCTACTGGGCCGCCGAGCGGAACGACAACCCGGTCAGCTCGACCACCGTCTCGGTGGGCGACACCCCGGCGGACTTCAAGCGCGACCCGGGCACGGTCGCCGCCGTCGCCGCGAAGGCCCTGCCCAGCGTCGTCACGATCGAGGCGAAGGCGGGCGGCGCCGACGGCCAGGGCGGCACGGGCACCGGCTTCGTGTACGACAAGGAAGGCCACATCCTCACCAACAACCACGTCGTGGCCTCCGCGGCCGAGGGCGGCACGCTCACCGCCACGTTCTCCAACGGCAAGAAGTACGACGCCGAGGTGGTGGGCCGTGCCCAGGGGTACGACGTGGCGGTCCTCAAGCTCAAGAGCGCGCCCGAGGGGCTGACGCCGCTGCCGCTGGGCAACTCCGACCAGGTCGCCGTGGGCGACGCGACGATCGCGATCGGCGCGCCGTTCGGCCTGTCCAACACCGTGACGACCGGCATCATCAGCGCCAAGAACCGGCCGGTCGCCTCCAGCGACGGCTCGGGCGGCAAGAACTCGTACATGAGCGCGCTGCAGACCGACGCCTCGATCAACCCCGGCAACTCCGGCGGCCCGCTGCTGGACGCGCGCGGCGCGGTGATCGGCATCAACTCGGCGATCCAGTCGCCCGGCTCCGGCGGCCTCGGCCCGTCGCAGGCGGGCTCGGTCGGACTGGGCTTCGCGATCCCGATCAACCAGGCGAAGAACGTCGCCGAGCAGCTGATCCGGGCGGGCAAGCCGGTCTACCCGATGATCGGCGCCACCGTGAACATGACGGAGAAGGGCGAGGGCGCCACGATCGTCGAGCAGGGCGCCGGCGGCACCCCGGCGGTCGCCCCGAACGGCCCGGCGGCGAAGGCCGGCCTCAAGCCCGGCGACGTCATCGTCCGCTTCGGCGACCGCGTGATCGACAGCGGCCCGACGCTGATCAGCGAGATCTGGACGCACAAGCCGGGCGACACGGTGAAGCTCACGTACGAGCGCGGCGGGCAGCAGCACGAGGTCGAGATCACCCTGGGCTCCCGCGAAGGGGACTGA
- a CDS encoding ATP-binding protein: protein MRHCMRTGRFPVQAIGAFTPWRGAKEVSGVALVVAQKVPTSSSMAVPHGPAGVGEARHRMRKQLLSGGVSESVVDDAVLILSELLSNSCRHGRPLDAADAGEGAVRAAWHVDAHGGLTLEVTDGGGPTRPVPATPSVTARGGRGLNIISALALEWGVRDGAGGEVTVWVTVTGPGASHADRATRVNGHHGDHRPTRGTVPGAAGSGGLGGMAATAPIGGEFGFLDAYEDVD, encoded by the coding sequence ATGCGTCACTGTATGCGGACTGGCCGGTTTCCGGTCCAGGCCATTGGGGCATTCACACCGTGGCGTGGGGCGAAGGAGGTCTCGGGGGTGGCGTTGGTGGTGGCACAGAAGGTGCCGACGTCGTCGAGCATGGCCGTACCCCACGGCCCTGCGGGCGTGGGCGAGGCGAGACACCGGATGCGGAAACAGCTGCTCAGCGGCGGTGTCTCCGAGTCGGTCGTCGACGACGCCGTACTGATCCTTTCCGAACTCCTCAGCAATTCCTGCCGGCACGGCAGACCGCTGGACGCGGCCGACGCCGGCGAGGGCGCCGTCCGGGCCGCCTGGCACGTCGACGCGCACGGTGGACTGACCCTCGAAGTGACGGACGGGGGCGGTCCGACCCGTCCGGTTCCGGCCACGCCCTCGGTCACCGCTCGCGGCGGCCGCGGGCTCAACATCATCAGCGCGCTCGCCCTGGAGTGGGGCGTACGGGACGGTGCGGGCGGCGAGGTCACCGTCTGGGTGACCGTCACCGGACCAGGGGCTTCGCACGCCGATCGCGCTACGCGCGTCAATGGCCACCACGGCGACCACCGCCCCACCCGGGGCACCGTCCCCGGCGCGGCCGGCTCCGGCGGCCTCGGCGGCATGGCGGCGACGGCGCCCATCGGTGGCGAATTCGGCTTCCTCGACGCGTACGAGGACGTGGACTGA
- a CDS encoding bifunctional DNA primase/polymerase — translation MREILGRRRRLRFRRKKGPAQLDTALLCAAEWHWPVLPGVGLKAAGGRGDRGRGCACPDPECVVPGAHPFDPGLLAATTDTRMVRWWWTNRPDAPVVLATGGRAPCAVSLPAVAGARALAVLDLFGMRLGPVVATPTRWSLLVAPYSLEQLGELLYAQDSVPSSLRFHGEGGYLVLPPSDTGGGRVRWERAPEPGPAAPWLPRVETVVDALVEASTSAPGGGSRLRY, via the coding sequence ATGCGCGAGATCCTCGGAAGGCGACGCAGGCTCCGGTTCCGCCGCAAGAAGGGGCCTGCCCAACTCGACACGGCGCTGCTCTGCGCCGCCGAGTGGCACTGGCCCGTACTCCCCGGCGTGGGGCTCAAGGCGGCGGGTGGCCGCGGTGACCGCGGGCGCGGCTGTGCCTGCCCCGACCCGGAGTGCGTCGTTCCCGGTGCGCACCCCTTCGACCCCGGCCTGCTCGCGGCCACCACCGACACCCGGATGGTGCGCTGGTGGTGGACCAACCGGCCGGACGCGCCGGTCGTGCTGGCCACGGGCGGCCGCGCGCCGTGCGCGGTGAGCCTGCCCGCCGTCGCGGGGGCCCGCGCCCTGGCCGTGCTGGACCTGTTCGGCATGCGGCTCGGCCCGGTCGTGGCGACGCCCACGCGCTGGTCGCTGCTGGTCGCCCCGTACAGCCTGGAGCAGCTGGGCGAGCTGTTGTACGCGCAGGACTCCGTGCCCAGTTCGCTGCGCTTCCACGGGGAGGGCGGCTATCTGGTGCTGCCGCCCTCGGACACCGGCGGTGGCCGGGTGCGCTGGGAGCGGGCGCCCGAGCCGGGGCCGGCGGCGCCGTGGCTGCCGCGCGTGGAGACGGTCGTGGACGCGCTGGTCGAGGCGAGCACCAGCGCCCCGGGCGGCGGCAGCCGGCTCCGCTACTGA
- a CDS encoding PP2C family protein-serine/threonine phosphatase, protein MLDIPLLLRVHVDAVIAAQNDMRIDMGVCDAIEQREAAGKPAAMSAPHLPKVAGIDPTVPAPAHTATPHPGIPTAHPAPGALIQDRLAGWVSDLTTLHELTERLARTSTLDDALHELLRAGAALVGAPRGMAFLEPADGLGPTVTVGLGLAHADLGTLETVPRSATSYGRLLDGLPGGPLPERPARDGPLPEPPAPAPVAVPDLLGDEHLDPRHREVAARLGFAASYAVPLVTESAGRLGAAVWLYDEPAEPPERRRHLVGLYGQYASEHLARLLELERGRANVATITEELLPTRLPRVPGVRLAARHHAGPRGGGHWYDALPLPEGALGLAVGSVTGSGPSALAAMGRLRASLRAYAVMEGEDPVAVLSDLELLLRLTEPARSATALFAYAEPAQRKVVLAGAGHAPPLITGERRAEYVETSLSAPLGMLACWEAPSVDLVVEPGETLLLYTDGLLRRIGGPVDRAFARLHAAAASVPRADRADPGAVADHVLRAVLPGGLPAPAPHGAVPSGAVPSGGDEDEDVVLLAARFD, encoded by the coding sequence ATGCTGGACATCCCCTTACTTCTGCGTGTACATGTGGATGCAGTGATAGCGGCGCAGAATGACATGCGGATTGACATGGGGGTTTGCGATGCTATTGAGCAAAGAGAAGCAGCCGGAAAGCCGGCTGCCATGAGCGCCCCTCACCTGCCGAAAGTGGCTGGAATCGATCCAACGGTTCCCGCTCCTGCGCACACTGCAACGCCTCACCCGGGCATCCCCACCGCGCATCCGGCACCCGGCGCGTTGATCCAGGACCGGCTGGCAGGCTGGGTCTCCGATCTCACCACCCTCCACGAACTCACCGAACGCCTCGCCCGGACGAGCACACTCGACGACGCCCTGCACGAGCTGCTGAGGGCCGGCGCCGCGCTCGTCGGCGCCCCCCGCGGCATGGCCTTCCTCGAACCGGCCGACGGGCTCGGCCCCACGGTCACCGTCGGACTCGGCCTCGCCCACGCCGACCTCGGCACACTGGAAACCGTCCCGCGCAGCGCCACCTCCTACGGACGCCTCCTCGACGGGCTGCCCGGAGGCCCGCTCCCCGAACGGCCCGCCCGTGACGGTCCGCTGCCCGAGCCCCCCGCCCCCGCCCCGGTCGCCGTCCCCGACCTCCTCGGCGACGAGCACCTGGACCCCCGCCACCGGGAGGTCGCCGCCCGCCTCGGCTTCGCCGCGAGCTACGCCGTACCGCTCGTCACCGAGTCCGCCGGCCGGCTGGGTGCCGCCGTCTGGCTGTACGACGAGCCGGCCGAGCCCCCCGAACGCCGCCGCCATCTCGTCGGCCTCTACGGGCAGTACGCCTCCGAACACCTCGCCCGCCTGCTGGAACTGGAACGCGGCCGCGCGAACGTCGCCACCATCACCGAGGAACTGCTCCCCACCCGGCTCCCCCGCGTCCCGGGCGTCCGGCTCGCCGCCCGCCACCACGCCGGCCCCCGCGGCGGCGGCCACTGGTACGACGCGCTGCCCCTGCCGGAGGGCGCGCTGGGTCTGGCCGTGGGATCCGTGACCGGATCCGGACCGAGCGCGCTGGCCGCGATGGGCCGGCTGCGGGCGTCCCTGCGCGCGTACGCGGTGATGGAGGGCGAGGACCCCGTCGCCGTACTGTCCGACCTGGAGCTGCTGCTGCGGCTCACCGAACCGGCGCGGTCCGCCACCGCGCTCTTCGCGTACGCCGAGCCCGCCCAGCGCAAGGTGGTGCTGGCCGGGGCCGGGCACGCCCCACCGCTGATCACCGGCGAGCGGCGCGCCGAGTACGTCGAGACCTCCTTGTCCGCGCCGCTCGGGATGCTGGCCTGCTGGGAGGCGCCGAGCGTGGACCTCGTCGTCGAGCCCGGCGAGACGCTGCTGCTCTACACCGACGGGCTGCTGCGGCGGATCGGCGGGCCGGTGGACCGCGCCTTCGCCCGGCTGCACGCGGCGGCCGCGAGCGTCCCGAGGGCCGACCGGGCCGATCCGGGTGCCGTCGCCGACCATGTGCTGCGGGCGGTGCTGCCGGGCGGCCTTCC
- a CDS encoding FG-GAP-like repeat-containing protein, producing MPRRALVRRSVAAVAAATLVSGAGPLIPTAFAAEGSGVVFPAAVSAQPRSVIPLSAGPNGYLRYEEGKGHFWSTYAGESIPVHNDAEGPEGGATYGAGSNVIAALTFDRGNIEGTVRLFDPVAGTNHYIDVPSGHRYVGTYGATVVTYSSASSTTPPEWHTHRIVEGTVQSAQLTGWPEGATRPYRAVTADADGMVSQVRKDSALLPVWIADRVRPVARVTAAESAGLALTPQHVVEWTKDGKLAFYTKAGTTPEGALPADRVVDLAYQEGDALLGIAGDHVFVGRQTGSGGSAPYRVVGVPLAGGTETTVLAYGRANAMPTPDGTGLLVVGGDTADALGMQLVRFTDGAPTVRKLTDVTRLTSLPRRLSFSHGRLESLERMPDLKNAFRSRTVSVTGPLTAGATVERGPLGLDLGTCTDSSGCPDIHATGDGRTIITSEAGSGDQQSVLVVQPGATQGTPITGYRSFHVLNASGRHASAQVTREDWSSAVVTIDLDTGRELATIPASDPWNTALQGDTVWTAGATAGTVTAFDARTGAAKRTVNLGSGCRAESLKVTAHWLSWDCASATPKGGVYDLDKGVNRSYTAPVSELGDGYVVWRNGADIKVTDVRGTTPVEIATHHMADDGESDYRHAVDTAAGLIAFPDNPEGDVRVVGAGVPASPLARIDADVPAAQAVQGGAAPWKARWWLSKPAASWQLTIKDPASGAVLRTLSGGEARGLISAAWDGKDAAGALVLDGTYAWSLTAAPADGQGAALVQSGTVAVSGASASRRDHNRDGFGDLMSLSSSGALAYRYGSGTGTLSGAVTGSGWPTTVVAVPFGDLNRDGCNDLLVRMASGELRAYKPGCGKAATPSTPYTSLGTVWGQFNVLTSPGDMTGDGRPDLVARQATTGDIYLYADNGAGGLKARGRIATNWKAYRAIVGAGDLNRDGVGDLLAVDGANSLWRYDGTATGTVKPRALVFGNSWASGRNAFVGAGDITGDGIPDLLTRNTAGDLLRNNGSGTGTFRSTIKIATGWQGYKALF from the coding sequence GTGCCGAGACGCGCTCTCGTACGCCGTTCCGTCGCCGCCGTCGCCGCGGCCACCCTTGTGTCCGGAGCCGGACCGCTGATCCCGACGGCGTTCGCCGCCGAGGGTTCCGGTGTCGTGTTCCCCGCGGCGGTCTCCGCACAGCCGAGGTCGGTCATCCCGCTCTCGGCAGGGCCCAACGGCTACCTGCGGTACGAGGAGGGCAAGGGCCACTTCTGGAGCACGTACGCCGGCGAATCGATCCCCGTCCACAACGACGCGGAAGGACCGGAGGGCGGTGCCACGTACGGCGCGGGCTCGAACGTCATCGCGGCGCTGACCTTCGACCGGGGCAACATCGAGGGCACCGTCAGGCTGTTCGACCCCGTCGCCGGCACCAACCACTACATCGACGTGCCGTCCGGGCACCGCTACGTGGGCACGTACGGCGCCACGGTGGTGACGTACTCCAGCGCGAGCAGCACCACGCCGCCGGAGTGGCACACCCACCGGATCGTCGAAGGAACCGTCCAAAGCGCGCAGTTGACCGGCTGGCCGGAGGGCGCCACCCGCCCGTACCGGGCCGTCACCGCCGACGCGGACGGCATGGTGAGCCAGGTCCGCAAGGACAGCGCCCTCCTTCCCGTCTGGATCGCGGATCGGGTACGGCCGGTCGCGCGGGTGACCGCGGCCGAGAGCGCCGGCCTCGCGCTGACGCCCCAGCACGTCGTGGAGTGGACGAAGGACGGCAAGCTCGCCTTCTACACCAAGGCGGGGACGACGCCCGAGGGCGCGCTGCCCGCGGACCGGGTCGTCGACCTCGCGTACCAGGAGGGCGACGCCCTGCTCGGGATCGCCGGCGACCACGTGTTCGTGGGGCGCCAGACGGGCAGTGGCGGCTCGGCCCCGTACCGCGTCGTCGGTGTGCCGCTGGCCGGCGGCACGGAGACCACCGTCCTCGCGTACGGGCGGGCCAACGCGATGCCCACGCCCGACGGCACGGGGCTGCTGGTGGTCGGCGGGGACACCGCCGACGCCCTCGGCATGCAGCTGGTGCGCTTCACCGACGGGGCACCGACCGTCCGGAAGCTGACCGACGTCACCCGGCTGACGTCCCTGCCGCGCCGTCTGAGCTTCAGCCACGGCCGGCTGGAGAGCCTGGAGCGGATGCCGGACCTGAAGAACGCCTTCCGGTCCCGCACGGTGTCGGTGACCGGTCCGCTGACGGCCGGCGCGACGGTGGAGCGCGGCCCTCTGGGGCTCGACCTCGGCACCTGCACGGACTCCTCCGGCTGCCCCGACATCCACGCCACCGGCGACGGCCGGACGATCATCACGTCCGAGGCGGGCAGTGGCGACCAGCAGTCCGTCCTCGTGGTCCAGCCCGGGGCGACCCAGGGCACGCCGATCACCGGCTACCGGTCGTTCCACGTCCTGAACGCGTCGGGCCGCCACGCCTCCGCCCAGGTCACGCGGGAGGACTGGTCCTCCGCCGTCGTCACGATCGACCTGGACACCGGCAGGGAGCTGGCGACCATCCCGGCCTCCGACCCGTGGAACACGGCGCTCCAGGGCGACACCGTGTGGACCGCCGGGGCGACGGCCGGCACGGTGACGGCGTTCGACGCCAGGACGGGCGCCGCGAAGCGCACGGTCAACCTCGGCAGCGGCTGCAGGGCCGAGTCCCTCAAGGTGACGGCGCACTGGCTCAGCTGGGACTGCGCGAGCGCGACCCCGAAGGGCGGGGTGTACGACCTCGACAAGGGCGTCAACCGCTCCTACACCGCCCCGGTCTCGGAGCTGGGCGACGGGTACGTGGTCTGGCGCAACGGGGCCGACATCAAGGTGACCGACGTCCGCGGCACCACGCCCGTGGAGATCGCCACCCACCACATGGCCGACGACGGCGAGAGCGACTACCGCCACGCGGTCGACACCGCCGCGGGCCTGATCGCGTTCCCCGACAACCCCGAGGGTGACGTCCGGGTCGTCGGGGCCGGTGTGCCCGCATCGCCGCTCGCCCGCATCGACGCGGACGTCCCGGCGGCGCAGGCCGTACAGGGCGGGGCGGCGCCGTGGAAGGCGCGCTGGTGGCTGTCGAAGCCGGCGGCTTCCTGGCAGCTCACGATCAAGGACCCGGCGTCCGGCGCGGTGCTGCGCACCCTGTCCGGCGGTGAGGCCCGCGGGCTGATCAGCGCGGCGTGGGACGGCAAGGACGCTGCCGGCGCCCTGGTCCTGGACGGTACGTACGCCTGGTCGCTGACCGCGGCCCCGGCGGACGGGCAGGGCGCGGCCCTCGTGCAGTCGGGCACGGTCGCGGTGTCGGGCGCGTCGGCTTCCCGGCGGGACCACAACCGCGACGGCTTCGGCGACCTCATGTCGCTCAGCTCCTCGGGGGCGCTGGCCTACCGCTACGGAAGCGGCACCGGAACGCTGTCGGGTGCCGTCACCGGCTCCGGATGGCCCACGACGGTCGTGGCGGTGCCGTTCGGCGACCTGAACCGCGACGGCTGCAACGACCTGCTGGTGCGGATGGCGTCGGGCGAGCTGCGGGCGTACAAGCCCGGCTGCGGCAAGGCGGCGACGCCGTCGACGCCGTACACGTCGCTGGGCACGGTGTGGGGCCAGTTCAACGTCCTCACCTCCCCCGGCGACATGACGGGCGACGGCCGCCCGGACCTCGTCGCCCGCCAGGCCACGACCGGTGACATCTACCTGTACGCGGACAACGGCGCGGGCGGTCTGAAGGCCCGGGGCCGGATCGCCACGAACTGGAAGGCGTACCGCGCGATCGTCGGCGCGGGCGACCTCAACCGCGACGGCGTCGGCGACCTCTTGGCGGTGGACGGCGCCAACTCCCTCTGGCGCTACGACGGTACGGCGACGGGCACGGTCAAGCCGCGGGCCCTGGTCTTCGGCAACAGCTGGGCGTCGGGCCGCAACGCGTTCGTCGGCGCGGGCGACATCACGGGTGACGGCATTCCGGACCTGCTGACCCGCAACACGGCGGGCGACCTGCTCCGCAACAACGGCAGCGGCACGGGCACGTTCCGCTCGACGATCAAGATCGCCACGGGCTGGCAGGGCTACAAGGCCCTGTTCTGA